A genomic window from Sphingobacterium spiritivorum includes:
- a CDS encoding SusC/RagA family TonB-linked outer membrane protein, whose translation MKQKLLSFLVGTMILTSVAFGQEKKISGKVTSATGQALPGVTVVVQGTTLATQTDANGNYTLNVPAGKTLVFRSLGFNEKTIVVSPSATSFNVSLEDQDNALAEVVVTANAIKREKRTLGYSAPTLNNEELTSGKNASAINSLAGKVAGVNITSTSNSPGSSSRVVLRGGSSIAGNNQALIVIDGVPIDNSSVIGGASSLSSVDFGNRGNDINPDDIASMTVLKGPAAAALYGSRASNGALIITTKSGKQGADKTEITFNSTNTLSSILKLPDFQNQYGQGYSYYDNAGNVLFENDPKENWSWGAPFTGETQEWGQAINGVRQTKPYSAVKNNVRDFFDLGVASDNNLSLSGGGEKTTFYLGLNSLNSNGVYPGKKDTYNRYGVRFNGTAEFSNKFYAGISANYNKINSNNIGGGQGGGSVYNNLLQTPRDIPVSDMSDLTNPYNGYGQVRDAAGNLREDLYGYYGAYAMNPYWVLDNYNNFNDVNRIMGNVNVGYKPFEWLDIKERIGVDHYSDRRRSESPKFTYSPADNTTDNYSQSANKQTEVGQYRIDQFNVTEIIHDFMVTANHKFNDDFEASLMLGNNIRQRQTTNNSTATNASAGLVMPGWYNLANSNGPLDLIEDSWSKRRLVGVYADLNLSYKNYLFLQATARNDWSSTLPKANNSFFYPSVSGSFVFSELMSPEARQILSYGKLRANIAKVGNDTDPYQLITTFSRGEINGGFGTTTFPFGNVSALMSSSTIGNALLKPEITTSYEVGTELGFFANRLSVDFSYYKNSSKDQILSIPIPNSTGYGFSVINAGKVENSGIELSLRGTPVKTADFSWELMGTFTKNNSKVVELMEGVDQVRLGGFSGMSIVAAKGKPYGEFYAVTNATDAQGRTIVDAETGLPVITREPQYLGSYNPKFQASLGTNVNYKNWSLNALFDMKHGGVFYSRTRDIMAFTGTSAETGGDRFGQIFPNSVYLDDAGNSIENTSVKYDKVDYFPTREAGLNVVDASYVKLRSLAISYKFTKNQLKNTPFGSASVGLFGNNLFIWTPSENKYADPEVNSAGAGNAQGFDYTAQPSLRNYGINVKVSF comes from the coding sequence ATGAAACAAAAATTACTCAGTTTTCTCGTTGGTACAATGATACTGACTTCAGTAGCATTTGGCCAGGAGAAGAAAATTAGTGGTAAAGTAACTTCCGCTACAGGACAGGCTTTACCAGGTGTTACTGTTGTTGTACAAGGTACAACCCTTGCTACACAGACAGATGCAAATGGTAATTACACGCTAAATGTTCCTGCAGGAAAGACACTGGTATTTCGTTCACTTGGATTTAACGAAAAAACTATTGTTGTATCGCCTTCAGCAACCTCATTTAATGTGTCATTAGAAGATCAGGACAATGCACTGGCAGAAGTCGTAGTAACAGCAAATGCAATTAAGAGAGAAAAAAGAACATTAGGATACTCTGCTCCTACATTAAACAATGAAGAGCTGACATCCGGAAAAAATGCAAGTGCAATCAATTCATTAGCAGGTAAAGTAGCAGGTGTCAATATCACGTCTACATCCAATTCACCTGGAAGCTCTTCAAGAGTTGTTTTAAGAGGAGGATCTTCTATTGCCGGAAATAATCAGGCATTGATCGTTATTGATGGTGTGCCAATTGACAACTCAAGTGTAATTGGTGGAGCCTCTTCTTTAAGCAGTGTCGATTTTGGTAACAGAGGAAATGATATCAATCCGGATGACATCGCATCCATGACAGTCTTGAAAGGCCCTGCTGCAGCTGCTCTTTACGGATCACGTGCATCTAACGGTGCATTGATCATTACAACGAAAAGTGGAAAACAAGGAGCCGATAAAACGGAGATCACTTTCAACAGTACCAACACACTGTCTTCTATCCTGAAACTTCCTGATTTTCAAAACCAATATGGACAAGGATACTCTTACTATGATAATGCAGGTAACGTATTATTCGAAAATGATCCGAAAGAAAACTGGTCATGGGGAGCTCCTTTTACGGGAGAGACACAAGAATGGGGACAGGCTATTAACGGAGTCCGTCAAACGAAACCATACTCAGCTGTAAAGAATAATGTACGAGACTTCTTCGATCTGGGAGTAGCTTCTGATAACAATCTGAGCTTATCCGGAGGTGGTGAAAAGACAACTTTTTACTTAGGTCTGAACTCTCTGAATTCGAATGGTGTGTATCCGGGTAAAAAAGATACATACAACAGATACGGGGTTCGTTTCAATGGAACGGCAGAATTTTCTAATAAATTCTATGCCGGAATCTCAGCTAACTACAATAAAATCAATAGTAACAATATAGGCGGAGGACAAGGTGGCGGATCTGTTTACAATAATTTGTTACAGACTCCCAGAGATATTCCTGTATCGGATATGAGCGATCTTACTAATCCATACAACGGATATGGTCAGGTAAGAGATGCTGCCGGCAACCTGAGAGAAGATTTATACGGTTATTACGGTGCATATGCTATGAACCCATACTGGGTGTTGGATAATTACAACAACTTTAATGATGTAAACCGCATTATGGGTAATGTAAATGTCGGGTACAAACCATTTGAATGGTTGGATATCAAAGAGCGTATTGGTGTAGATCATTACTCTGACAGACGCAGATCCGAATCTCCTAAGTTTACGTATTCGCCGGCTGATAATACAACCGACAACTACTCGCAATCCGCAAACAAGCAGACTGAAGTAGGTCAGTATCGCATAGATCAGTTTAATGTAACGGAAATCATTCATGACTTCATGGTTACAGCTAATCATAAGTTTAACGATGATTTTGAGGCATCTTTAATGTTAGGAAATAATATCCGTCAACGTCAGACTACCAATAACAGCACAGCAACAAATGCAAGTGCCGGATTAGTAATGCCGGGATGGTATAACCTGGCCAACAGTAACGGACCATTGGATCTTATCGAGGATTCATGGAGTAAAAGAAGATTAGTAGGGGTATATGCCGACTTAAATCTATCTTATAAAAACTACTTATTCTTACAGGCAACAGCTCGTAATGACTGGTCTTCAACACTGCCAAAAGCTAACAATTCATTCTTCTATCCGAGTGTAAGCGGTTCATTTGTGTTCTCTGAACTGATGTCACCTGAAGCAAGACAAATCTTAAGTTATGGTAAATTAAGAGCCAATATTGCAAAAGTAGGTAATGATACAGATCCTTATCAGTTGATCACAACATTCTCCAGAGGAGAGATTAATGGCGGATTTGGTACGACAACATTCCCTTTTGGTAATGTATCAGCTTTAATGTCGAGCTCCACAATCGGTAATGCGCTATTGAAGCCGGAGATCACGACTTCATATGAGGTGGGTACAGAATTAGGATTTTTTGCTAACAGATTATCTGTAGACTTCTCTTATTATAAAAACAGTTCGAAAGACCAGATCTTAAGTATTCCTATCCCTAACTCTACAGGATACGGATTCAGCGTTATCAATGCCGGAAAAGTGGAGAACTCAGGTATCGAATTGTCTTTAAGAGGGACTCCTGTTAAAACAGCAGATTTCTCATGGGAACTGATGGGTACATTCACTAAAAATAACAGTAAAGTTGTCGAGTTGATGGAAGGTGTGGATCAGGTCAGGTTGGGTGGATTTAGCGGAATGTCTATCGTTGCGGCTAAAGGAAAACCTTACGGTGAATTCTATGCGGTAACAAATGCTACAGATGCACAGGGAAGAACTATTGTGGATGCTGAAACAGGTTTACCGGTAATCACCAGAGAGCCTCAGTATCTGGGGAGCTACAATCCCAAGTTCCAGGCTTCATTGGGAACCAATGTAAACTACAAAAACTGGTCATTGAATGCTTTATTTGATATGAAACATGGTGGAGTGTTCTATTCAAGAACAAGAGATATAATGGCTTTCACAGGTACTTCTGCTGAAACCGGAGGGGATCGGTTTGGACAGATTTTCCCTAACTCCGTATATCTGGATGATGCAGGAAACAGTATAGAGAATACTTCTGTAAAATATGATAAAGTAGATTACTTCCCGACCAGAGAAGCAGGATTAAATGTGGTGGATGCTTCCTATGTCAAATTGCGTAGTTTGGCTATCTCGTATAAATTCACGAAAAATCAACTGAAAAACACGCCGTTTGGCAGTGCATCAGTAGGATTATTTGGAAATAACCTGTTTATCTGGACACCGAGTGAAAATAAATACGCAGATCCTGAAGTAAACTCTGCAGGTGCTGGTAATGCACAAGGTTTTGACTACACAGCTCAACCGTCGCTGAGAAACTATGGAATAAATGTTAAAGTTTCATTCTAA
- a CDS encoding SusD/RagB family nutrient-binding outer membrane lipoprotein — MRKNIKTLLLAGIMGSVALVSCNKYLDINENPNNPEKSDPSLLLPTVEAALSQVVGNQFQTYGNMWSQYWTQNPSSSQYQTIDQYNMRGTNSDQAWLNLYRGALNNAEIIINTQGPAHAQYRATAYILKAYAFQLATDAFGDVPLSEALKAGDNLNPAYEKQQVVYDSIFNYIDKGVSELKSLNTSIANNPGEQDMLFKGDAQQWIAFANTLKLRAYLRISNVDPAKAEAGIKALYATNPSFVSKDVSIAYTTTGGNENPMYNEMVALGRVQNVVASGTIINAFKANNDPRQFALFEKIEGQDTIAWIAQGGYRGMNRKLVSPPAAVVGANANIPSSALAPVKLISKAESYFLQAEAALKGWGAGTVQALYESGVRAGFEALGLSSEATAYLTSAPDAQLGTGEEAQLKAIITQKYYSMCGFQGFEAWNEWRRTGYPTFFTVSKESIIGAGLFPIRMVYPNSEATTNVKYPGTISVSNPVWWDVK; from the coding sequence ATGAGAAAAAATATTAAAACACTGCTTCTTGCCGGAATAATGGGATCTGTGGCATTAGTGAGCTGTAATAAATATCTGGATATTAATGAAAATCCTAATAATCCTGAAAAATCTGATCCAAGCCTTCTGTTACCTACAGTAGAGGCTGCATTAAGTCAGGTTGTAGGAAATCAATTCCAGACCTATGGAAATATGTGGTCGCAGTATTGGACACAAAATCCTTCATCCTCTCAGTATCAGACTATCGATCAATACAATATGAGGGGTACAAATTCAGATCAGGCATGGCTTAATCTGTATCGCGGAGCGTTAAACAATGCGGAGATCATTATTAATACGCAGGGACCTGCACATGCACAATATCGTGCTACAGCGTACATTCTGAAAGCATATGCTTTTCAGCTGGCGACAGATGCATTCGGGGATGTTCCTTTATCTGAAGCGCTGAAAGCAGGAGATAATCTGAATCCGGCTTATGAAAAGCAACAAGTGGTATACGATAGTATCTTTAACTATATTGATAAAGGTGTAAGTGAATTAAAGTCGTTAAATACATCTATTGCCAATAATCCGGGAGAGCAGGATATGTTATTCAAAGGGGATGCGCAGCAATGGATTGCTTTTGCAAATACGTTGAAATTGCGTGCATATCTGAGAATATCCAATGTTGATCCTGCGAAAGCAGAAGCAGGTATCAAAGCATTATATGCAACCAATCCTTCTTTTGTTTCTAAAGATGTTTCCATTGCATATACCACTACAGGTGGAAATGAAAATCCGATGTATAATGAAATGGTAGCTTTGGGACGCGTGCAGAATGTCGTTGCCAGTGGTACAATAATCAATGCTTTCAAAGCAAACAATGATCCGAGACAATTTGCGCTCTTTGAAAAGATTGAAGGTCAGGATACGATTGCCTGGATTGCTCAGGGTGGCTACAGAGGAATGAATCGGAAGCTGGTATCTCCTCCAGCAGCGGTTGTAGGAGCAAATGCCAATATTCCAAGCTCAGCCTTGGCACCAGTCAAACTTATTTCTAAAGCAGAGAGCTACTTCCTGCAGGCAGAGGCGGCTTTAAAGGGCTGGGGAGCCGGTACAGTACAAGCGCTGTATGAATCCGGTGTACGCGCAGGTTTTGAAGCTTTGGGACTTTCGTCGGAAGCTACGGCATATTTAACTTCAGCTCCTGATGCACAGCTTGGAACAGGTGAAGAAGCGCAACTGAAAGCTATTATTACACAGAAATATTATTCCATGTGTGGTTTTCAGGGATTCGAGGCGTGGAATGAATGGAGAAGAACCGGATATCCTACATTCTTCACTGTTTCAAAAGAATCTATTATCGGAGCTGGTTTATTCCCGATAAGAATGGTATATCCTAATAGCGAGGCAACTACAAATGTCAAATATCCGGGTACCATCAGCGTTTCTAATCCGGTGTGGTGGGACGTTAAATAA
- a CDS encoding SusC/RagA family TonB-linked outer membrane protein: MKQKLLKVFLVCTLLVGVVYAQNRQVSGKVTSASDGTPVQGVSIVVQGTSTATQTDGSGNYSINVAGDVTLVFSYIGYQRQAISVGNRSTINVQLSNDETSLEEVVVTAQGITRSNKSLGYSTQTVTGNNLTQKSETNVLNSLQGKVAGVNITSSSGQPGSSTNINIRGITSFGGNNQPLIVVDGIIFSNDTDNSQNTLFGSQPSNRLNDIPPDNIESINVLKGPAASALYGSRASAGVLMITTKSGKGMGGKTEVTVNSSANFQKIGYLPDFQTSYGQGSQNIYNNQSTLSWGPKFGTMDSVIQGGTGLKVPYKAYPNNITDFYKTGAFYQNSANLAGGDENSNFTAGLSSTIQNGVVRESNYNRHTVNVGGNTKLKNGIKVGGSITYGKTSQRGSTMGNGGSAFGQISRIPVSYDLIGTPILNAAGQRQYFLGTQNSPLWSVENEFFTSNVDRVFGNLSIGYDFTDWLNVSYRVTGDTYNDIRSQVLRNGSARAPQGAIDADNRFRSELNGDLMIRAKKDNILTEGLNASLLLGQNINQRDYRSSGVVSSALSIPGFDNVSNASVFTGSYSNKERRRLIGHYAQLSLDYNSYLFLELTGRADKSSTLPSGNNTYFYPSASLSFVPTDAWDIKSDLLSFWKLKANVARVGRDADPYLLKTVFLSSTYGNNTASITFPIAVGTSSITGFQIGSRIGFDQLKPEFVNSYEFGTQFGLWNNRIDVDVTYFSTRSTSQIFDVAVSNSSGYDTRTSNIGEMTNKGIEVMLNGYPIRNNNFSWNVNLNFTRIRNKVIAIFGDKPVGGDQLTSTVIPDVNYFGGITPSIAEGYPYGVIVGAKYARNEEGQLLINPTTGLFAPTVGNQILANPQKDYTLGISNTFTYKGISLSALFDIAKGGQIFSMGQVDMRSGGMIEETGVDRDQPRILPGVIQNSDGSYRPNDIQISAQSYWQNLGGIASEAAVFDATAYRLREVSLNYSLPKSILNKTPFGQLSIGVSGRNLWMFAPGFPGDPETNTQGAGNVQGLDLNGIPTTRNYGINLRATF, encoded by the coding sequence ATGAAACAAAAATTACTCAAAGTTTTTCTTGTGTGTACACTTCTGGTAGGAGTTGTTTATGCACAGAATCGTCAGGTGAGTGGTAAAGTTACTTCTGCTTCAGATGGTACTCCTGTGCAAGGAGTGTCAATTGTGGTACAAGGAACATCTACTGCGACCCAGACAGATGGTTCAGGAAATTATTCCATTAATGTAGCTGGAGATGTAACTTTAGTCTTTTCCTACATTGGTTACCAACGTCAGGCTATTTCCGTAGGTAATCGTTCTACAATCAATGTTCAATTGTCTAATGATGAGACATCTTTAGAAGAAGTTGTTGTTACCGCTCAAGGTATTACAAGAAGTAACAAATCATTAGGATATTCTACTCAAACAGTAACAGGAAATAACCTGACACAAAAATCCGAAACAAATGTTTTAAATTCACTTCAAGGTAAAGTAGCAGGTGTTAACATTACAAGTTCATCTGGCCAACCTGGATCTTCTACTAATATCAATATCCGTGGTATAACTTCTTTTGGTGGAAATAATCAACCTTTGATTGTAGTAGATGGAATTATTTTCAGTAACGATACTGATAATAGTCAGAATACATTGTTTGGTTCGCAACCATCAAACCGTTTGAATGATATTCCACCAGATAACATCGAATCTATCAACGTTTTGAAAGGTCCGGCAGCTTCAGCGCTATACGGTTCTAGAGCATCTGCAGGTGTTTTGATGATTACTACGAAAAGTGGAAAAGGTATGGGGGGCAAAACTGAGGTTACCGTAAACTCTTCAGCAAATTTTCAGAAAATAGGTTATTTGCCAGATTTCCAAACCTCATACGGTCAAGGTTCCCAAAATATTTATAATAATCAAAGTACATTATCATGGGGGCCAAAATTTGGAACTATGGATTCTGTAATCCAAGGAGGAACAGGATTAAAAGTTCCTTATAAAGCGTATCCAAATAATATTACTGATTTTTATAAAACAGGAGCATTTTATCAAAACTCTGCTAATTTAGCCGGAGGTGATGAAAATAGTAACTTCACAGCGGGCCTGTCCAGTACAATTCAAAATGGAGTTGTTCGCGAAAGTAACTATAACCGTCATACGGTTAACGTTGGTGGAAATACAAAACTAAAGAATGGTATTAAAGTTGGCGGATCCATCACTTATGGTAAAACCAGTCAACGCGGATCAACAATGGGAAATGGTGGTAGTGCCTTTGGACAGATATCACGTATACCTGTCAGTTATGACCTGATTGGTACCCCAATTCTTAATGCTGCTGGTCAGCGTCAATATTTCTTAGGAACTCAAAATAGTCCACTGTGGAGTGTTGAAAATGAGTTTTTCACGTCAAATGTAGATCGTGTATTTGGAAATCTAAGTATAGGTTATGATTTTACAGATTGGTTAAACGTATCTTATCGTGTTACAGGAGATACATATAATGACATAAGATCTCAAGTACTAAGAAATGGTTCGGCAAGAGCTCCACAAGGTGCAATTGATGCAGATAATAGATTCCGTTCCGAGCTTAACGGAGACTTGATGATCAGAGCTAAAAAAGATAATATTCTGACAGAAGGATTAAATGCAAGCCTTTTGTTAGGACAGAATATTAATCAAAGAGACTATAGATCTTCAGGAGTTGTGTCTAGTGCATTAAGTATTCCCGGATTTGATAACGTAAGTAATGCATCAGTATTTACAGGTTCTTATTCAAATAAAGAGAGACGTAGACTAATTGGACATTATGCTCAATTATCATTAGATTATAACTCTTACCTGTTTTTAGAATTGACAGGAAGAGCTGATAAGTCTTCTACTTTACCGAGTGGCAATAACACCTATTTTTACCCTTCAGCTTCCTTAAGTTTTGTCCCTACTGATGCGTGGGATATAAAATCTGACCTGCTTTCTTTCTGGAAGTTAAAAGCGAACGTTGCACGAGTGGGTAGAGATGCAGATCCTTATTTACTTAAAACAGTATTCTTATCCTCTACTTACGGAAATAACACTGCAAGCATTACTTTCCCGATTGCTGTTGGTACTTCAAGTATAACAGGTTTTCAAATTGGTTCAAGAATTGGGTTTGACCAGTTGAAACCTGAATTTGTAAATTCTTACGAATTCGGAACTCAATTTGGTCTTTGGAACAACAGAATTGATGTAGATGTAACATATTTCAGTACTAGAAGTACAAGCCAGATATTTGATGTCGCCGTATCGAATTCATCGGGTTACGATACCAGAACGTCAAATATTGGTGAAATGACTAATAAAGGTATTGAGGTAATGTTAAATGGTTATCCAATCCGCAATAATAACTTTTCCTGGAATGTGAATCTGAATTTTACCCGTATCAGAAATAAAGTAATCGCAATTTTTGGAGACAAACCAGTCGGTGGTGATCAATTAACAAGTACTGTTATTCCAGATGTAAATTACTTTGGTGGAATTACTCCTTCAATAGCTGAAGGATATCCTTATGGTGTAATTGTAGGTGCAAAATATGCAAGAAATGAAGAAGGTCAATTATTGATCAATCCTACAACCGGATTATTTGCACCAACAGTGGGTAACCAAATATTAGCAAATCCTCAAAAAGATTATACTTTAGGTATTTCAAATACATTTACGTATAAAGGAATAAGCTTAAGTGCTCTTTTTGATATTGCAAAAGGAGGACAAATTTTCTCAATGGGACAAGTGGATATGCGTTCAGGCGGTATGATCGAGGAAACAGGTGTGGATAGAGATCAACCAAGAATTTTACCTGGGGTAATTCAGAATAGTGATGGTAGTTACCGTCCAAATGATATTCAGATATCTGCACAGTCATATTGGCAAAATTTAGGTGGTATCGCTTCAGAAGCAGCTGTTTTTGATGCAACAGCCTATAGATTAAGAGAAGTATCATTAAACTACAGTTTACCTAAGAGTATCCTAAACAAAACTCCTTTTGGTCAGTTATCAATAGGTGTTAGTGGTAGAAATCTTTGGATGTTTGCTCCTGGATTCCCTGGAGACCCTGAAACAAATACGCAGGGAGCAGGAAATGTACAAGGCCTGGATCTAAACGGTATTCCTACAACTAGAAATTATGGTATTAACTTACGTGCGACATTTTAA
- a CDS encoding SusD/RagB family nutrient-binding outer membrane lipoprotein: MKKIKIKKNILYTTSLVVLLSAASCNKFLDVNDTPNNPLDVPAATLLPTGLAGTAFANSNELNRFASTIMSVTTGAGGSPQSYDRYIIDGDDFANQWSSELYGGALINYKKLIDKANQTNGPAYAGIGKIMQALTFAMTTDIWGDIPYSEALLGEAQVTTPKLDTQKDIYLGNSAAGIKSLFDLTKEGLADLEQTSPLKPGVDDIVFQGDIAKWKRAGNSLLLKLAIQISLVEPAKAKSVIDEVITKNQYINANTQNIAVNFGGQVGSQAPIWTLSFNSLFQNEILISTRFVTLLQSLNDPRLPLFVTRPTGSYVTADNGFGGTFPPFESRSKYNKYVTGANGEGPTRLLTYAQTSFILAESALRLGTAGDPQALYQQGIRASMSDAGISATDIDLYFTSNPTIVSLTGSTEQKIEKIITQKYISLFSNGLEQWNDWRRTGYPQLALHQNAGGVDGQPPVRAIYLNSELQRNPNFPQGSNVPQSNVKVWWDVN; this comes from the coding sequence ATGAAAAAAATTAAGATAAAAAAGAATATACTATATACTACTTCATTAGTAGTACTGTTGTCTGCCGCATCTTGTAATAAGTTTTTAGATGTTAACGATACACCTAATAACCCATTGGATGTTCCGGCAGCGACTTTGTTACCTACTGGTTTAGCAGGTACAGCCTTTGCTAATTCAAATGAATTAAATCGGTTCGCTTCTACAATTATGAGTGTTACAACTGGTGCAGGAGGAAGTCCTCAAAGTTATGATCGTTACATTATCGATGGGGATGATTTTGCGAATCAGTGGAGTTCAGAGTTATATGGAGGGGCATTGATTAACTACAAAAAGTTAATTGACAAGGCAAATCAAACTAATGGACCAGCATATGCAGGAATTGGTAAAATTATGCAAGCATTAACATTTGCTATGACTACCGATATTTGGGGTGATATTCCGTATTCTGAAGCATTATTAGGAGAAGCTCAGGTAACTACTCCGAAACTGGATACTCAGAAGGATATATATCTTGGTAATTCTGCGGCAGGAATTAAGAGTCTGTTTGACTTAACAAAAGAAGGATTGGCAGATTTGGAGCAAACTAGTCCATTGAAACCTGGTGTCGATGATATCGTATTCCAAGGGGATATTGCAAAATGGAAAAGAGCTGGAAATTCTTTATTACTGAAGCTGGCTATTCAGATTAGTCTAGTAGAACCGGCGAAAGCAAAATCTGTAATTGACGAAGTAATTACAAAAAATCAGTATATAAATGCTAATACGCAAAACATTGCTGTAAATTTTGGTGGACAAGTAGGAAGCCAGGCTCCAATCTGGACTCTTTCATTTAACTCGTTGTTTCAAAATGAAATACTGATTAGTACACGTTTTGTAACGTTATTACAATCTCTAAATGATCCGAGATTACCACTTTTTGTAACTCGTCCTACAGGAAGTTATGTAACTGCAGATAATGGTTTTGGCGGTACATTCCCTCCATTCGAAAGTCGCTCAAAATATAATAAATATGTAACTGGAGCAAATGGGGAAGGTCCTACACGATTGCTGACATATGCTCAAACGTCATTTATTTTGGCTGAATCAGCATTAAGATTGGGAACAGCAGGAGATCCGCAAGCATTATATCAACAAGGAATTCGTGCTTCTATGAGTGACGCAGGTATTTCTGCAACAGATATTGACCTGTATTTTACTTCAAATCCAACTATTGTTTCATTAACTGGTTCGACAGAACAGAAGATTGAAAAAATAATAACACAGAAATATATTTCTCTATTTTCTAATGGATTAGAGCAGTGGAATGATTGGAGAAGAACAGGTTATCCACAATTGGCACTTCACCAGAATGCTGGAGGTGTTGACGGACAACCACCTGTAAGAGCTATATACTTAAACAGTGAACTGCAAAGAAATCCTAATTTTCCACAAGGAAGTAATGTACCACAATCAAATGTTAAGGTTTGGTGGGATGTAAATTAA
- a CDS encoding M12 family metallopeptidase, with amino-acid sequence MNKIKIIAASLLLVTAIISFNSCRRDINAAPDNQTQIDTTSFQKLMINGNEVLIKQENGKYYISDDEVLSERQLNILKDLARKNTGTAKRSAILDDVVKKWPNGIWYYKIVSSRRTEILQAMSWIAANSSVKFVERTNQANYVTIYDTNAGTSESNHVGMESYSKEIYILASHAVGTIAHEILHSLGFFHEQNRPDRDQYINVYLDRIPYNDKNTRYQYQINPLAKGVGIFDFNSIMMYSSNGIMEKKNGQEWQRQRDSLSLGDIKGLAHLYGPPSSICNSGIYTVTSGTSVTLQYATNIANVTSLGNNQYRITRIGNANGTVTLKSLLNGNAYTKDIVIGIPISPTSYIIGQASINSPSQGYSLYPYQVDAVPGNTYQWNVSGMPGVLITEQSNNSIVLAIPRIIGNSSKNISLSVKASNQCGESLFSFNKTITVTPNNGGGINGF; translated from the coding sequence ATGAACAAAATTAAAATTATTGCAGCGTCTCTATTATTAGTGACAGCAATCATATCATTCAACTCCTGCAGAAGAGACATTAACGCTGCTCCAGACAACCAAACGCAGATAGATACAACTTCTTTTCAAAAACTGATGATCAATGGCAATGAAGTCCTTATTAAACAGGAAAATGGAAAATACTATATCTCAGATGATGAAGTACTAAGTGAGAGACAATTGAATATACTTAAAGATCTTGCTCGTAAAAATACGGGTACAGCCAAAAGAAGCGCTATCCTAGATGATGTGGTAAAGAAATGGCCGAATGGTATCTGGTACTACAAAATCGTATCTTCCAGAAGAACAGAAATTTTGCAGGCGATGTCCTGGATAGCTGCCAATTCCAGTGTTAAATTTGTGGAAAGAACAAACCAAGCTAATTATGTAACCATTTATGATACCAACGCAGGGACATCGGAATCGAATCATGTTGGCATGGAATCCTATAGTAAAGAAATTTATATTTTAGCATCCCATGCTGTCGGAACTATAGCACATGAAATATTACATTCTCTCGGATTCTTTCATGAACAAAACAGACCTGACAGAGATCAATACATCAATGTGTATCTGGACAGAATCCCTTACAACGATAAAAACACCCGATACCAATATCAGATCAATCCGTTAGCTAAAGGTGTCGGAATCTTTGACTTTAATTCTATTATGATGTATTCATCAAATGGAATTATGGAAAAGAAAAACGGACAAGAATGGCAAAGGCAACGGGATTCACTATCCTTAGGTGATATAAAAGGACTGGCACATTTATACGGTCCGCCATCTTCGATCTGCAATTCCGGAATTTATACAGTCACCAGTGGAACTTCAGTAACTCTTCAATATGCTACAAATATTGCCAATGTGACTTCATTGGGAAATAACCAGTATAGAATTACCAGAATTGGTAATGCAAATGGAACAGTTACATTGAAATCTTTACTCAATGGAAATGCTTATACCAAAGATATAGTTATTGGAATTCCCATATCTCCAACTTCTTACATAATCGGACAAGCAAGTATAAATTCTCCGTCTCAGGGATACTCACTTTACCCCTATCAGGTAGATGCTGTACCAGGAAATACATACCAATGGAATGTCTCAGGAATGCCCGGTGTACTAATTACAGAGCAAAGCAATAATAGCATAGTCTTAGCAATTCCCAGAATCATTGGCAACAGCAGTAAAAATATAAGTCTTTCTGTAAAAGCCTCCAATCAATGTGGAGAATCACTCTTTTCTTTTAATAAGACTATCACAGTCACCCCTAATAATGGAGGTGGAATAAACGGCTTCTAA